Proteins encoded in a region of the Prunus persica cultivar Lovell chromosome G4, Prunus_persica_NCBIv2, whole genome shotgun sequence genome:
- the LOC18778218 gene encoding probable purine permease 9, protein SLHICSLLSVQDSHEANHQGCTDVPEQPMLPRRRNLNWWLRISIYTLFVIAGQSAATLLGRLYYNKGGKSKCLGTLVQLAGFPILLPYYCIPASRRNPTTNITTNNIPLKSPSTLILASIYVSLGLLVALGCFLYSVGLSLLPVSTYSLICASQLVFNALFSFFLNSQKFTPYIVNSLVLLTISSTLLVFQAGDSADDPIGGSKTKYVIGFLCTVGASAGYGLVLSLTQLVFREVIRNETFAVILDMIVYQSLVATCAVLVGLFASGEWRGLRKEMEGFELGKLSYVMNLTWSAIIWQLYAIGAVGLIFEASSLFSNAISVVGLPVVPVLAVIFFHDKMDGIKAMAMVLGIWGFISYVYQLYLDDRKSKTQRNNATGEVSKAFPQENING, encoded by the coding sequence TCCTTGCATATCTGTTCACTTTTATCAGTCCAGGATTCACATGAAGCAAATCACCAAGGGTGCACAGATGTTCCTGAACAACCAATGCTTCCCCGGCGTAGAAATTTGAACTGGTGGCTTAGAATTTCCATTTATACACTGTTTGTCATCGCCGGCCAGTCAGCTGCAACACTTCTAGGAAGATTATACTATAACAAAGGTGGCAAAAGCAAATGTCTGGGAACACTAGTACAACTTGCTGGCTTCCCCATCCTCCTTCCCTACTATTGCATCCCAGCAAGCAGAAGAAACCCAACCACAAACATCACTACTAATAATATCCCATTGAAATCACCCTCTACCTTAATCCTTGCATCAATTTATGTCTCTCTTGGCCTTTTGGTAGCATTAGGCTGCTTCTTGTATTCTGTTGGCCTATCTCTCCTTCCTGTATCTACTTATTCTCTCATTTGTGCATCTCAACTAGTCTTCAATGCacttttctccttcttcctcaACTCACAAAAGTTCACTCCCTACATTGTCAATTCTCTAGTTCTCCTCACCATCTCCTCCACCCTCCTTGTGTTCCAAGCCGGCGACTCTGCTGATGATCCAATTGGAGGCTCGAAAACAAAGTATGTGATTGGGTTTCTATGCACAGTTGGGGCATCAGCCGGATATGGATTAGTGCTTTCTCTAACACAGCTTGTCTTCAGAGAAGTTATAAGAAATGAGACATTTGCAGTGATCTTGGATATGATAGTGTATCAATCTCTAGTTGCAACCTGTGCTGTCTTGGTGGGACTTTTCGCCagtggagagtggagaggttTAAGGAAAGAGATGGAGGGGTTTGAATTAGGGAAGTTATCTTATGTCATGAACTTGACATGGTCAGCTATAATATGGCAGCTCTATGCTATTGGTGCAGTAGGGTTGATTTTTGAggcctcttctctcttctccaaTGCCATAAGTGTTGTGGGTTTGCCTGTTGTTCCAGTTCTAGCTGTGATCTTCTTCCATGACAAAATGGATGGGATTAAGGCAATGGCCATGGTTTTGGGCATTTGGGGCTTTATTTCATATGTTTATCAGCTCTACCTTGATGACCGCAAGTCCAAGACACAGAGAAACAATGCCACTGGTGAAGTTTCTAAAGCTTTCCCACAGGAGAACATCAACGGTTAG
- the LOC18780299 gene encoding probable purine permease 9, giving the protein MGEAQELQLSIMAQEANEASSPGHTNVPNRSLLPRRRSFNWWLRVAIYAFLVIAGQSVATLLGRLYFDKGGDSKWLATVVQLCGFPVLLPYYCIPAASRNPITKNSTVQFKPQSTLILASVYGCIGLLGALDCYLYSVGLAYLPVSTYSLICASQLAFNALFSFLLNSQKFTPYIVNSLVLLTISSTLLVFQGDSGDDPSGGSKTKYAIGFICTVGASAGYGLVLSLTQLAFKRVIRKETFRVVMDMIVYESLLATCVIMVGLFASGEWKGLKKEMGMYKLGTVSYVMNLVWTAITWQLFNIGAIGLILEASSLFSNAISAMGLPVVPVLAVIFFHDKMDGIKAMAMILAIWGFISYAYQHYLDDRKSKNENKNVNGEVSKASSLEKN; this is encoded by the exons ATGGGAGAAGCACAAGAACTGCAGCTCAGCATCATGG CTCAGGAAGCAAATGAAGCAAGCTCACCAGGGCATACAAATGTTCCCAACCGGTCACTGCTTCCTCGGCGCAGAAGTTTCAACTGGTGGCTTAGAGTGGCCATTTATGCATTCCTTGTCATCGCTGGCCAGTCAGTTGCAACACTCTTGGGAAGATTGTACTTCGACAAAGGCGGTGACAGCAAATGGCTGGCAACAGTGGTACAACTTTGTGGCTTTCCTGTCCTGCTGCCCTACTATTGCATCCCAGCAGCAAGCAGAAATCCAATCACAAAAAATAGTACTGTCCAATTCAAACCACAGTCCACCTTAATCCTTGCATCAGTATATGGCTGTATTGGCCTCTTAGGAGCATTGGACTGCTACTTGTATTCTGTAGGCCTAGCTTACCTTCCTGTGTCTACTTATTCCCTCATTTGTGCATCCCAATTGGCCTTCAATGCACTTTTCTCCTTCCTCCTCAACTCACAAAAGTTCACTCCCTACATTGTCAATTCTCTAGTTCTCCTCACCATCTCCTCCACCCTCCTCGTGTTTCAAGGCGACTCTGGGGATGACCCTAGTGGAGGATCGAAAACAAAGTATGCAATCGGGTTCATATGCACCGTTGGGGCATCAGCCGGATATGGATTGGTGCTTTCCCTAACACAACTTGCCTTCAAAAGGGTTATAAGAAAGGAGACATTTAGAGTGGTCATGGATATGATAGTGTATGAATCTCTACTTGCAACCTGTGTCATCATGGTCGGGCTTTTCGCTAGCGGAGAGTGGAAGGGTTTGAAGAAAGAGATGGGGATGTACAAACTAGGGACGGTATCCTATGTTATGAATTTGGTATGGACAGCTATAACATGGCAGCTTTTTAATATTGGCGCAATAGGCTTGATTTTGGAGGCCTCTTCCCTCTTCTCCAATGCCATAAGTGCTATGGGTTTGCCTGTTGTTCCAGTTCTAGCTGTGATCTTCTTCCACGACAAAATGGATGGAATTAAGGCAATGGCCATGATTTTGGCCATTTGGGGCTTTATTTCTTATGCTTATCAGCACTACCTTGATGATCGTAAGTCCAAGAATGAGAACAAAAATGTCAATGGTGAAGTTTCTAAAGCTTCATCactggaaaaaaattaa
- the LOC18778212 gene encoding probable purine permease 10, producing MGKAQDLQPHIIVKGGEEVNTLEFEKITHQATISHLKDFTWWVRMAIYTFFVFSGQSAAILLGRLYYNKGGKNLWMATLVQFIGFPILIPYHCILSSKKIALDRNVNQPDASALAFMYLSFGVLLAADSFLYSIGLLYLPVSTFSLICASQLAFNAFFSFCLNAQKFTPCIVNSLVILTISSTLLVFHPNSVNLTGISKEKYTVGVICTVGASAGYGLMFSLTQFSFEKVLKSQTFVTVLEMIIYESLVATCATLVGLFISEEWQGLKREMEEFELGRSSYFLTLICTATAWQTFNIGAIGLIFEVSSLFSNVISASGLPLVPVLAVIFFKENMDGIKVIATVLALWGFASYLYQHYLDDLESKAEIKHVKEISMIPLLKEDNF from the exons ATGGGAAAGGCTCAAGATCTGCAACCCCACATCATAG TTAAAGGAGGTGAAGAAGTTAATACACTTGAGTTTGAGAAAATCACCCACCAAGCAACAATATCTCATCTCAAAGATTTTACATGGTGGGTTCGTATGGCCATCTATACATTCTTTGTCTTCTCTGGCCAATCAGCAGCTATACTCTTGGGACGACTGTACTATAACAAAGGTGGCAAAAACTTATGGATGGCAACCCTGGTGCAATTCATAGGGTTCCCAATCCTAATCCCTTACCACTGCATCTTATCATCCAAAAAGATTGCCCTCGACCGCAATGTGAACCAGCCAGATGCCTCGGCACTTGCATTCATGTATCTTTCTTTTGGTGTGTTACTAGCAGCAGACAGCTTTCTGTATTCTATAGGTCTATTGTACCTTCCAGTTTCTACCTTTTCGCTGATTTGTGCATCCCAGTTGGCCTTCAatgctttcttctctttctgcCTTAATGCACAGAAGTTCACCCCTTGTATAGTCAACTCTTTAGTCATTCTCACCATCTCCTCCACCTTGCTTGTGTTTCACCCCAACTCGGTAAACCTCACTGGAATCTCCAAAGAGAAGTATACAGTCGGAGTCATTTGCACGGTTGGTGCATCTGCTGGGTACGGTTTGATGTTTTCCCTCACACAGTTCTCCTTCGAAAAGGTTCTAAAATCGCAAACATTTGTAACAGTCTTAGAAATGATAATCTATGAGTCGCTCGTAGCAACCTGTGCTACCCTAGTGGGACTTTTCATCAGTGAAGAATGGCAGGGTttaaagagagagatggaggagTTTGAGCTGGGGAGGTCATCCTATTTTCTGACTTTGATTTGTACCGCAACGGCATGGCAAACCTTCAACATTGGCGCAATAGGACTGATTTTTGAGGTGTCTTCCTTATTCTCCAATGTTATAAGTGCTTCTGGCTTGCCCCTTGTTCCAGTTCTAGCTGTAATCTTCTTCAAGGAAAATATGGACGGAATAAAGGTGATTGCCACGGTATTGGCTCTCTGGGGCTTCGCTTCATATCTCTATCAGCACTATCTCGATGATTTAGAGTCCAAGGCTGAAATTAAACATGTAAAAGAAATTTCAATGATTCCTTTACTGAAAGAGGACAACTTTTGA
- the LOC18781214 gene encoding UDP-N-acetylglucosamine transferase subunit ALG14 gives MACTVAIALIIVTTTLIVARLLYVLHRTGKPLKPRSSKGSAPQQPLSTLIVLGSGGHTAEMINLLSVLQKDRFAPRFYIAAATDNMSLQKARLLEETSSSQFMQIYRSREVGQSYITSVWTTLIALAHGFWLVLRIRPQVILCNGPGTCVPLCVIAFLFKIVGIRWSSVFYVESIARVQRLSLSGLLLYKFHIADQFFVQWPQLQRKYPRAHYVGCLM, from the exons ATGGCCTGCACCGTCGCAATTGCTCTGATAATCGTCACCACAACGTTGATCGTGGCCCGTCTGCTCTACGTTTTGCACCGAACCGGCAAACCCCTCAAACCCAGAAGCTCGAAAGGCTCGGCTCCACAGCAACCCCTCAGCACCCTCATCGTTTTAGGCTCAGGGGGTCACACTGCAGAGATGATCAACCTCTTGTCCGTGCTGCAAAAGGACAGATTTGCCCCCAGGTTCTACATTGCTGCTGCCACTGACAACATGAGCCTCCAGAAAGCTCGCCTGCTCGAAGAGACTTCAAGCTCACAGTTCATGCAGATCTACCGAAGTAGGGAAGTGGGTCAGTCTTATATCACCTCTGTTTGGACTACTTTGATTGCTTTGGCTCATGGGTTCTGGCTTGTGCTCAGAATCAGACCCCAAGTG ATTCTATGCAACGGGCCTGGGACTTGTGTTCCACTTTGTGTAATTGCATTCTTGTTTAAG ATTGTGGGGATTAGATGGTCATCTGTGTTTTATGTTGAGAGCATAGCAAGAGTGCAAAGGCTCTCCTTAAGTGGCTTGCTGCTTTACAAGTTTCACATTGCGGATCAGTTCTTTGTGCAATGGCCCCAGCTACAGAGGAAGTATCCTCGAGCTCACTATGTCGGTTGCCTCATGTAG